A part of Pantoea vagans genomic DNA contains:
- a CDS encoding cold-shock protein encodes MAMNGTITTWFEDKGFGFIKDENGDNRYFHVIKVANPDLIKKDAAVTFEPTTNNKGLSAYAVKVAPTSKYIYIAGERLKITSIKSYLVYNEEVPVDAGVDKENAVLSVGLLLNNIRPKSDPNASEMRSLKKLAVTTFQGTTLIFSEDEIDIESTVKVLKGLK; translated from the coding sequence ATGGCGATGAACGGAACGATCACAACCTGGTTTGAAGATAAAGGTTTTGGCTTTATCAAAGATGAAAACGGTGATAACCGCTATTTTCATGTGATTAAAGTCGCCAATCCTGATCTGATTAAGAAAGATGCGGCGGTGACATTCGAACCCACCACCAACAACAAAGGCTTGTCCGCCTATGCGGTGAAAGTCGCGCCAACCAGCAAATATATCTATATCGCAGGCGAGCGGCTGAAGATCACTTCGATTAAATCTTACCTGGTTTACAACGAAGAAGTCCCGGTTGATGCGGGTGTCGATAAAGAGAACGCGGTGCTCTCAGTGGGCCTGTTGCTGAATAATATCCGTCCGAAGTCTGACCCGAACGCCAGTGAGATGCGCTCGCTGAAAAAGCTGGCGGTGACCACTTTCCAGGGAACGACGCTGATCTTCTCCGAAGATGAGATCGACATCGAAAGCACGGTTAAAGTGCTTAAAGGCCTGAAGTAA
- a CDS encoding PA4780 family RIO1-like protein kinase has product MKIPNRIQPLVDDGLIDDVLQRLKSGKEADVYTVLCSGKVQCAKVYKEATQRSFKQAVQYQEGRKTRNSRNARAMQKGTKFGRKQQEESWQTAEVDALFRLANAGVRVPQPYLCIDGVLLMELVTDANGSVAPRLSDVTLSEEEAITDFHTMIRNIVRMLCAGIVHGDLSEFNVLLDDQGPVIIDLPQAVDAAANNHAESMFERDVDNITSYYGQFAPALLKTRYAKEIWQLYEDGKLTPETPLTGQFVEEERVVDMDSLMDEIITAEDEYYERQRASRERDED; this is encoded by the coding sequence ATGAAAATCCCAAACAGAATCCAGCCCCTGGTCGATGACGGCCTCATTGACGATGTGCTGCAGCGGCTGAAAAGCGGCAAAGAAGCAGACGTCTATACCGTGCTTTGCAGCGGTAAAGTGCAGTGCGCCAAAGTTTATAAAGAAGCGACCCAGCGTAGCTTCAAGCAGGCGGTGCAGTATCAGGAAGGACGTAAAACCCGCAACAGCCGTAACGCCCGCGCCATGCAGAAAGGCACGAAGTTTGGCCGTAAGCAGCAGGAGGAGTCCTGGCAGACTGCCGAAGTAGACGCCCTGTTCCGCCTGGCGAACGCCGGTGTTCGCGTGCCTCAGCCTTATCTCTGCATTGACGGCGTGTTACTGATGGAGCTGGTGACCGACGCCAATGGCTCTGTCGCGCCGCGCCTCAGCGACGTCACGCTCTCCGAAGAGGAGGCGATTACCGACTTCCACACCATGATCCGCAACATCGTGCGTATGCTCTGTGCCGGTATCGTCCATGGTGACTTATCCGAGTTCAACGTGCTGCTGGACGATCAGGGCCCGGTGATTATCGACCTGCCACAGGCGGTCGATGCGGCAGCCAATAACCATGCTGAGTCGATGTTCGAACGTGACGTAGACAACATCACCTCCTACTACGGTCAGTTTGCTCCGGCGCTGCTGAAGACGCGCTATGCCAAAGAGATCTGGCAACTGTATGAAGATGGCAAACTGACTCCTGAAACACCGCTGACCGGACAGTTTGTCGAAGAAGAGCGCGTGGTGGATATGGATTCGCTGATGGATGAGATCATCACCGCAGAAGATGAATACTACGAACGCCAGCGCGCCAGCCGTGAGCGCGACGAAGATTAG
- a CDS encoding YmjA family protein produces MNNEISLKYYDVADEYATEAAKPVSEAERTPLAHYFQLLITRLMNNEEISEESQQDMAREAGIDEQRIDDIAEFLNRWGNE; encoded by the coding sequence ATGAATAACGAAATTTCTCTCAAATATTATGATGTCGCAGATGAGTACGCGACGGAGGCGGCTAAGCCGGTCAGCGAAGCAGAGCGTACTCCGCTGGCGCATTACTTCCAGCTGCTGATTACCCGTCTGATGAATAACGAAGAGATCAGTGAAGAGTCGCAGCAGGATATGGCGCGCGAAGCGGGTATCGATGAGCAGCGTATTGATGATATCGCCGAGTTCCTGAACCGCTGGGGCAATGAGTAA
- a CDS encoding circularly permuted type 2 ATP-grasp protein has translation MLNINLSASPFFDEMLLAEGEHRDHYAAYWQWLQQADHQAVQRKREEAALLFHRVGITFNVYDDDNGAERLIPFDSVPRIIPAAEWAMLDAGIRQRVQALNAFLYDIYHEQHILKAGVIPAEQVLANEQYQPCMQGVDLHRNIYAHIIGVDMVRNSDGEYYVLEDNLRTPSGVSYMLENRKMMMRLYPELFAQQRIAPVERYPSHLLQTLRESSPVNDPTVVVLTPGRFNSAYFEHSFLAQQMGVELVESADLFVKDGMLFMRTTAGPCRVHVIYRRVDDAFLDPLAFRPDSMLGVPGLLSVYRAGNVVLANAIGTGVADDKSIYPYVPDMVRFYLQEEPILNNVPTWQCRHKNELSYVLANLEKMVVKEVHGAGGYGMLIGPAASKAELAHFRDLLLARPQNYIAQNTLALSTCPTFVNDGLAPRHIDLRPFALSGAEIRLVSGGLTRVALTEGSLVVNSSQGGGTKDTWVLEDDLC, from the coding sequence ATGCTGAATATCAATCTCTCCGCTTCACCCTTTTTTGATGAGATGCTTCTGGCTGAAGGTGAACACCGTGACCACTACGCCGCCTACTGGCAATGGCTGCAGCAGGCCGATCACCAGGCGGTACAGCGCAAGCGGGAAGAAGCCGCCCTTTTGTTTCACCGGGTAGGGATTACCTTCAATGTCTACGATGACGATAATGGTGCTGAACGGTTGATCCCGTTCGACAGCGTGCCACGTATTATCCCGGCCGCCGAGTGGGCCATGCTCGATGCCGGCATTCGCCAGCGTGTGCAGGCGCTCAATGCCTTTCTCTACGATATCTACCATGAACAACACATTCTGAAAGCGGGCGTCATTCCGGCAGAACAGGTTCTGGCTAACGAACAGTATCAGCCCTGCATGCAGGGTGTTGATCTCCACCGTAACATCTACGCACACATTATCGGCGTGGATATGGTGCGCAACAGTGATGGCGAATATTACGTCCTGGAAGATAACCTGCGTACCCCCTCCGGCGTCTCCTACATGCTGGAGAACCGTAAGATGATGATGCGGCTCTATCCGGAACTGTTTGCCCAGCAACGCATTGCGCCCGTAGAACGCTATCCGTCGCATCTGCTGCAAACGCTGCGCGAAAGCTCACCCGTCAACGATCCCACCGTGGTGGTATTAACCCCAGGCCGCTTTAACAGCGCTTACTTCGAACACAGCTTCCTGGCCCAGCAAATGGGCGTTGAGCTGGTTGAAAGCGCCGATCTGTTTGTGAAGGATGGCATGCTGTTTATGCGCACGACCGCCGGGCCATGCAGAGTGCATGTGATCTATCGTCGGGTTGACGACGCCTTCCTCGATCCGCTGGCGTTCCGCCCGGACTCCATGCTCGGCGTGCCAGGACTGCTGTCGGTTTACCGGGCTGGCAATGTTGTTCTGGCCAATGCCATCGGCACGGGCGTGGCTGATGACAAATCTATCTACCCCTACGTACCGGATATGGTGCGCTTTTATCTGCAGGAAGAACCGATCCTCAACAACGTCCCAACCTGGCAGTGCAGGCATAAAAATGAGCTGTCGTATGTGCTGGCCAACCTCGAAAAAATGGTGGTGAAAGAAGTTCATGGCGCTGGGGGTTACGGCATGTTGATTGGCCCCGCCGCGAGCAAAGCTGAGCTTGCCCACTTCCGTGACCTGTTGCTGGCGCGTCCGCAGAATTACATCGCGCAAAACACGCTGGCGTTGTCCACCTGCCCCACGTTTGTCAACGACGGTCTGGCACCACGTCATATCGATCTCCGGCCCTTTGCGCTCAGTGGCGCGGAGATCCGACTGGTTTCCGGCGGGCTTACCCGCGTCGCATTGACGGAAGGATCGCTGGTCGTCAATTCATCTCAGGGCGGCGGAACCAAGGACACCTGGGTACTGGAGGATGATCTATGCTGA
- a CDS encoding proteasome-type protease → MTYCVAMRLSSGLVFASDSRTNAGVDHISTFRKLHVFHQDGDRTLVLQTAGNLATTQSIISLLRYRSRNADCPNLLNVSSLYEAASLIGETVREVIQRDSEAQQNGSTTDFSCNLLLGGQINGDDIGLFHIYPQGNFIEATRDTPYFQIGESKYGKPIIDRVLHYDMSLEQAMQCALISLDSTLRSNLSVGLPLDVMIYPCDSFSDARQYRITEDHPYFTTIRKGWGEGLVSTFRQLPPLVL, encoded by the coding sequence ATGACCTATTGTGTGGCCATGCGCCTGTCATCCGGGCTGGTCTTTGCATCCGATTCACGTACCAATGCTGGCGTGGATCATATTTCCACCTTCCGTAAACTGCACGTGTTTCATCAGGACGGCGATCGTACGCTGGTGCTTCAGACCGCCGGTAATCTGGCGACCACGCAAAGTATCATCAGCTTGCTGCGATACCGCAGCAGGAATGCCGATTGTCCCAATCTGCTGAATGTATCCAGCCTCTATGAGGCCGCGTCGCTGATAGGCGAGACGGTTCGTGAGGTGATCCAGCGTGACAGTGAGGCGCAACAGAATGGCAGCACGACAGACTTCAGTTGCAACCTGCTGCTCGGCGGGCAAATCAACGGGGATGATATTGGTCTGTTCCATATTTACCCACAGGGTAATTTCATCGAAGCCACCCGCGATACGCCCTATTTCCAGATTGGTGAAAGCAAGTACGGCAAACCGATTATTGACCGGGTGCTGCACTACGACATGTCTCTGGAGCAGGCGATGCAATGCGCGCTGATTTCACTGGATTCGACCCTGCGCAGCAATCTGTCCGTTGGTCTGCCGCTCGACGTGATGATCTACCCGTGTGATAGCTTCAGCGATGCCCGGCAATACCGCATTACCGAAGACCACCCGTACTTCACGACTATCCGAAAAGGCTGGGGAGAGGGTTTAGTCAGCACCTTCAGACAGCTACCGCCACTGGTTCTCTAG
- a CDS encoding transglutaminase family protein, which translates to MKLSIEHNTHYRYDQAVQRSIQYLRLTPQESPHQRILSWQLTLPEKAVCTTDAFGNIMHVLTLDEPHESITIQAHGVVEIKHGIEDQAQGHLSPLVFLRHSPLTQPDAAIQAFALRYHQPQAILAALENLMADLLLRMPYTPGSTLVTDSAAEAFAARTGVCQDHTHVFLSCCRSLNIPARYVSGYLHSKDSTHVATHAWAEVWVEDRWHCFDVTNNTRIPDQHLKLAVGIDYLDACPVRGLRIGGGYEDMCAIAAVQMM; encoded by the coding sequence ATGAAACTTAGCATTGAGCACAACACGCACTATCGCTACGACCAGGCAGTGCAACGGAGTATCCAGTACCTGCGTCTGACGCCTCAGGAATCGCCTCATCAACGCATACTTTCCTGGCAACTGACCTTGCCGGAGAAGGCGGTCTGCACCACGGATGCCTTCGGCAACATCATGCATGTTCTGACACTCGATGAACCGCATGAGTCCATCACCATTCAGGCACATGGCGTGGTCGAGATTAAACACGGCATTGAAGATCAGGCTCAGGGGCATCTGTCGCCGCTGGTCTTCCTGCGCCATAGCCCGTTGACCCAGCCCGATGCAGCGATTCAGGCGTTTGCCCTGCGTTATCATCAGCCTCAGGCGATTCTGGCCGCCCTGGAAAACCTGATGGCAGACCTGCTGCTCAGGATGCCTTACACCCCAGGTTCTACCCTGGTGACCGACAGTGCCGCGGAGGCTTTCGCCGCCCGTACCGGCGTCTGCCAGGATCATACGCATGTCTTTCTGAGCTGCTGTCGTAGCCTGAATATACCGGCACGCTATGTCAGCGGTTACCTGCACAGCAAAGATTCTACCCATGTCGCCACGCATGCCTGGGCCGAAGTCTGGGTAGAAGACCGCTGGCACTGCTTTGACGTCACCAACAACACCCGTATCCCTGATCAACATCTTAAGCTTGCCGTCGGCATTGATTACCTGGATGCCTGTCCGGTGCGCGGTTTACGGATTGGCGGGGGATACGAAGATATGTGCGCGATTGCTGCCGTACAAATGATGTAA
- a CDS encoding alpha-E domain-containing protein, producing the protein MLSRTASELYWMARYLERAENIARVLDVTNKLSMMPIRNGGTHDLLVPLNLTSTSGLYAETYPTLTMPNLVSFFALDNRNHSSIFSCLQMGWNNAHAVRGSLSSEVWECINATWIGMKSIRRQGIGSDGADAFFDWVKERSHLFRGAMFGTLLRSDAMHFIRLGTLLERADGTARLLEVKNRLMDIDDDPVREYYRMDTLLQAVSAREAYHSIYKQPLSRETIAELMILRNELPRSLLACINDMVQQLELIGGRANPPRRLAHILHAELRFSSMKDLNRIGLNNWLEAFLAQVNEIAESIHHTYLEAQ; encoded by the coding sequence ATGCTGAGCCGGACAGCCAGTGAACTCTATTGGATGGCCCGCTATCTGGAGCGGGCAGAAAATATCGCCCGGGTGCTGGACGTCACCAACAAGCTGTCGATGATGCCAATCCGTAACGGGGGTACGCATGATCTGCTGGTACCGCTCAACCTGACCAGCACCAGCGGGCTGTATGCTGAGACCTACCCGACACTGACAATGCCTAATCTGGTCAGTTTTTTCGCTCTGGATAACCGGAATCACAGCAGCATTTTCAGTTGCCTGCAGATGGGCTGGAACAACGCGCATGCGGTGCGTGGCAGCCTGTCATCCGAAGTCTGGGAGTGTATCAATGCCACCTGGATCGGGATGAAATCGATACGCCGTCAGGGCATCGGCTCAGACGGTGCCGACGCCTTCTTTGACTGGGTCAAAGAGCGCTCTCATCTGTTCCGCGGTGCCATGTTCGGTACCCTGCTCCGCAGCGATGCGATGCACTTTATCCGCCTGGGGACGCTGCTGGAACGGGCTGATGGCACCGCCCGTCTGCTGGAGGTGAAAAACCGACTGATGGACATTGATGACGACCCGGTGCGCGAATATTACCGCATGGACACACTGCTGCAGGCGGTGAGCGCGCGCGAAGCCTACCATAGTATTTATAAGCAGCCACTGAGCCGGGAGACTATCGCCGAACTGATGATCCTGCGCAACGAGCTGCCGCGTTCGTTGCTGGCGTGTATTAACGACATGGTTCAGCAACTGGAGCTGATTGGGGGCCGTGCAAATCCGCCACGCCGCCTGGCGCATATCCTGCACGCCGAGCTGCGCTTCAGTTCCATGAAAGACCTGAACAGAATCGGGCTGAACAACTGGCTGGAAGCCTTTCTCGCCCAGGTCAACGAGATCGCCGAAAGTATTCATCACACGTATCTGGAGGCGCAATGA